The following nucleotide sequence is from Salvelinus namaycush isolate Seneca chromosome 23, SaNama_1.0, whole genome shotgun sequence.
TATGGCTGTATGGTGGCCTACGACTATCTAGTCAAATTCTAGCTACCAGAAAAGTACTGTTCACCATTTTAAGGTCCTAGTGCTGAATAACTAATAAAACAAGTATACCTTTTGCTCCTGGTCCCGAGAGAAAGCGACGTTGAGCTTCGTGATGACACCCGTTTTCTCAGCGTCCTCCAACTCCTCCTGGTACAGATAGTCCTCGTTCTTGTGCCTGCAGCCAAAGTACAAGACCGTCTCCCCCACCTCCTTGCCTACAGGAAAAAGCAGACCAATTGTCTTACTTGTATCCATACAAGACCGTTAAGGTGCTTTATTTTAGTCAATGTCACACAGAACATGACAACTCATAAAGAAAGACTATGCAGCATAACAAAACAATCAGGAAATCGACACATACACAAAACATTTCCATGCATCTATGCCTAGCTTCTATTACGATGTCTACCATGTACCTTGCTGTTTCAGCCACCCTCGCTCCTGGATGAAGCCCATGAAGGGAGCGATGCCGGTCCCAGGACCGACCATGATGACTGGGTTGCTGGCCTTGAAGGGCAGGCGGAACTGGGACTTGCGGATGTACATGGGGACCGTGGACTTGTGGCCGTTGTCCGCAACCAGTTTGTTCTTCAGCCAAGTGGTGGCCACTCCCTTGGTGAGGCGCCCCGTTTTAGTCGTGTACTCCACTAGCACAGCACAGATGTGGATGCTATTGGGGTGGACCTACAAAGAGAAGGCATCATTAACCACTCTTTTTAGAACACACTATTGACCTAAAATGGAcgcttaaaggtccaatgcagctgttctcaactaaaataaaacaaaattagcttcttagcaaagaccaATATGTCaaacaagaattttgctaggactgtctggaagtggtttgagtggggaggggaaaactgaaaatgtgctgttattggcagagaggtttggaatgtATTGGGCTATTAAAGAACGTACCagatggtgatgtcaccatggaaggccaaaactccctcCCACAAAACAGGCCGAAATTTCAGGCTCTTttaaaacagctcttacactaaaagggaatTATCATAATTTTCCCACTTTcaaagtattattccaacctcagtgtggaaatatatataaaacacaggatgCTACATTTTTTGACTGCAGTGGGCCTTTAAAAAAACTTGGTCGTTTGACATCTGAATGTACTTCCTAGTGTAAGACAGCATCCGCTAAATAACTATTGTAAATGTAACATGAAAAATAACTGTATTGCCATAGGAGCTAGGGTGTGGGGTCATTAGGGGTGATGTACTGGCGTATATTCACTAGAAATCATACGAAATAAATGcctgttttagttttttctgTTGCATGGATACACCCCTGTATATAGGCTCACTTTGGAGGAGGAGGCAATGGAGTAGTAGCGGGCCTGCAGGCGGGGCATGAGCTCACACAAGTGGTCGATGGGAGGCCTCCAGGATGGCAGATCCTCCAGGATGGCCAGGATGTTCCTGTTGTCTTCCAGCACAAATCTCTGGTACAGAGCCTAGTGgagaccacaacaacaacactcagcTGGGATAACATGGAGTAGGTAGAAGTTGCCCTTAACCACTGATCTGTAGTCAGGAATCTGAGATACATGAGGGTCAGATCTATTTACCATCCTCCTAAATTGGTTAAGGTTGGCATTAAAATGATCCTAGATCTATGTTTAGCGGAAACCTTTCACATGGTGTTATAGGCTTATCAAGGTTGAGCTCAATTTAATTTAAATTCAGTCAGGAAGTACATTTAAATTCTTATTCAAAATTTTCTCACTGCTTTCTCAAGTTTGCTTCCTGAATTGACATTGAATTGACCCCAAGTCTAGTACTTTCCCACTACCAATTACCCATCTTCGGTATGTGGAGGTAATCTTGACTACTTTGATTCAAATAGGAGTAGAGTTAACACGGTGTCAGAGCCACACACCTTGCCCTCGGGAGCAGACGAGGCCATCTTGTGCATGTTCTCCTGGTCCTTGGGGTCGGTGGCGTACTGGGCCAGCTCGTACAGGACGTTGGTGCGAGGCGGATGGATGATGTCCAGGTAGTGGGTCAGAGCCGTACGGTAGGTGGTGGGGCAAGGGAATGGGTGCTTCTTATTGGACTCCTCTGATAAACGGCATCAAATAACATCACATTAACATTGGTTATACATTGAGggacagtttcccagacacagattaagcctaatctTGAACTAAAAAGTAAATCTCAATTACGCTTTttatttttagtccaggactaggcttaatctgggtaAGGCAAACCAAACCTAAGACTTAGAGTAATAAGACAGTTGGTGAATACACAAAACCTTCTTCTGCTTCAAAAAAAGTAAATACAGTGAGAGTAACATTTCAAGAGATGTCCAAACAGAATGTGTGTGTTTAAGGATCTTCAAAAGACATTGAGAGATATTCGGAGGACTGAGTCAAGGTGTTGCGTCAGGTCAGTGCCATACCATCAAGGTTATTGAGAGAAATAACCGTATCAAGGTCCACGCCAAGGATCTGTCCAAGCTTGTTCACGATTGCTGTGTCATTGGTGGGATATACGGCAACGTGGTCTCCCGACTCATATCTACAAAGACAGCATGACAAAGGTTTTTTTCTAGTCATCTTTCCACTATGTGAAAAGGCATAATTACATCCAAGAAGTGTAGCCTATTCCTTTTAAGGAAATACTGTCTGGGAGGTAGAGATAGATTGGTAACTATACAGAGACAAAGTTACGTCTCTCTTGGCTCTCTCTCTTACCTAATCTTGGAGCCTGTAATGTCGACTTCAAGGTGCATGAGATGCCTGTTGCCTGCTTTGTTGAGCTTGCGGTTAACAATGACTGGAGCCAGGAAGGGGTTTTTTGCATCAAAAGGCCTGGGGGAAAAGGATAAATAGAATTTCAAACCAGTGAACTGTGCACAACAGCATGCAGAGACAACATAAGGTGAATCATAGAGGTGAACATAGATGGATGAAGCAGTGTTGCACTTTAGCATTCCAACAATGAAATCCCCTTTAGCTCCACTAGGGGGCAGTAATACTCGTTTTGAGTGAAATCTATAAAACATGATTTAAACTCTGTAGCAGATAATGATTGTAATGATAAGTGAAGAGGATGGGGTAAAATAACTCACGGTTTCTGGGTCTCAAAGCTCTTCAGACACCCCAACTCTCCTGTGTACACCTTGTTCATGTTGATGTCATTGTGCTCCTTGAGCTCGTACTGACGAATGCTAATGTAGAGCGAGAGGGCCTACAGTTAATCTGCAAATCGCTCCTTCCATactctttgtgtgtgtgaattGTGGAGGGACATTTTTCATGTGAAAAATACAATAAATTGGGCTAAGTACCTGGAGTCCTCTCCTGAAGCCTCCACTCCAAAGTGCTCGCACATGGCTGGCCAGAACTGCTCCCTCCATGTCACAAAGTCCTCCTCCAGGCTGAACAATGAAAAGAAGCAGAAAACACTCGACATCAGGGGTCTGAAAACATCGGTCACACTTTGATTCGGGAGTGATCCAAGGTTATGTACCAATTATTTCTCCTTCCTCACaaagtgtgcactcgttcacttCCCTCcactgatttgaaaggaaattgctggtataagaaatatggtggaaacttCCATTAGCCCATGCCTCCACTAATTCAACGCCTTTAGATTTGTGGGAAGTAGTAAACAAGTACActcttcaggagaaaggagatattGGGACGCACCCCTCCAACGCAGCCTCACTCACTTGCCGTCGTCGTCTCCCATGCCCAGGTCGAAGACCCTCTTGGCTCCCAGCTCCTCCAGCCTCTTGTCCACATACGCTCCCATGGCATTGTAGTGTTCATATGTCTTGTTACCCAACGCAAACACCTGCAGGGAGAGATGTCAACATCAGTTCAACATATTCAATATAAGATAGTATCCTATATACACAATATTTAAACACGCACAcaaagacatgcacacacactgaatGCAAGCTCCTGCTGCTAGTACATTGTGAAAGTTTATCATCTTTCACTCAGTGTAATTAATGCTGTTTTTTTGGTCTAGGACAGAAAGACAATGGCAGGGAGTGAAAGGTGCCCAAGTGACCATTCAGAGTGCCCGGCCAGATTCACTTAAGTCAGAAGTTAAATTCTTCACCCCATTGAGGGCAGGACCGTTGGATCGACCCCGACAACGCCCAACCAGCCAGGATGGCACGGATGTCAGCTATGGCTGAAGCCAGAATTCAACCATACACATAAAGCCTATTTCTTGCATGTTGTCATTACTCATCTCGGTCTCGCACTAAAGTTGATCGATGTGAAATACACATTTGAAAGTGAACGCTTGGCAAATGTATGTGAATGGAGCCAATATACGTGTTTCTCGGGCAAACTCTGTCCCTGATTATGAATGacggggaggagaaagagagcgagagagacaaagagatacTCACTGTGTAGTTGACTCCATTCAGTTCCCCATCACTCTCCTGCAGCCAGTCATAGAAGTCCTGGGCATTGTCCGTGGGGTCTCCCTCTCCGTACGTGGCCATGCAGAAGATGGCCAGGGAGTTGTCAATCTCAGCCAGACGGGACAGCTCACACTGTGAATTAAAAGATGCCAGGACATTATAGAGATTTGCTATTAAACATGCTGTACGCCATTCAGGGTACTAGTAGCTTTTCAATTGTACAGAACAGGTCCTTGGCTCAAGAGACTAATACTGATCTGTGCTATAAAGCCTGTGTGAAAAGCAAACAAACCATGACTGAAGCGAATCCTGGACCAGTGTGAGTTGCGGGTCCAAGACCCAGGACCAGAGTACCAGGTATTGTGACGCGGTAACACGAGTCGCATGGTACTTTTTGCCCGTTGTAAacaagctagcttgctaacgtcAGGTAGAATGCAAAAATCACACCCTGAAGCAGTTATCAGGTCTTGTGAAAACACAATTTTTGTAAAATTCTAAAACGATCCAGGAAACTGGAACCAGGGTACTGAATTTCAACGCCCTAAGATAGTTCCTTTGAACCATATAAACCCTGATATAGAAATGTTGTTAGTTACCATGTCGTATTCTTCGGGGTCGGCAGCCATACCCTTCATACCGTAGCGCTGGGCGTCTTTGGACAGCCGGTTGGCAAACTCCTCGCCCGTGCCTGTCTGAGAGCCGTAGAATACCACAATGTTCCTACCCTGGAGAGGGAAACAGCAGCAACAGTTGGaattagggccaggagtttttttaCTGACCACATGACCTGGAGCCAGGAAAAAAAACTCCAGGCCATAGTTATAACCAAATCCCAACCCACCCTGCTGCCATTCAACTTTTTGCTGTCCAATAACGAGGTAAAATACTACATTATACAAGTTAGAGTATTATGTTCTGTGATAGAATAAATACACTAGGAATagcttcctaatatttagttttaccccccttttgccctcagaacagactcaattcgtcgtagcatggactctacaaggtgtcgaaagctttccacagggattctggcccatgttgactttaatgcttcccacagttgtgtcaagttggatggtggtcctttgggtggtggaccattcttgatacatacaggaaactgttgagcgtgaaaaacccagcagcgttgcagttcttgacaaaccggtgcgcctggcacctactacaataccccgttcaaaggcaccaaaatcttttgtcttgcccattcaccctgtgaatggtacacatacatcATCCATGTAtcaatagagtaccacagtatgagtcataatacccataaaaacagaggtcaaacagggaaatagtTATTCCAATAGTtattccaccattcatttttctcaCTGGAGATATTAGAAACACATAAAATAAGGGTTTAGTGAAGGCTTACTCTGgcttgacgttttgataaccatgtaaatctctctagaaCAAGctgacttatcaatatattcacctgtatttaccACCCCAAAATGCaacgctaattagctgctaatgtggctatcataaagaactacaaatgccacgatctggacgagactgccaaATCGATTCAAAGGTAAGAATCTCCGGGTTAACTATGTTAGCTAAATGTACTATtggtatttattaaggatccccattagctgcaaaataaggcagtttatacaatttcaaaaacattacaatacattcacagatttcacaacactgtctgccctcaggccactactccaccacattcagttgaagtcgggagtttacatacacttaggttggagtcattaaaactcgttttttaaccactccaaaaatgtcttgttaacaaactattgttttggcaagtcggttaggacatctactttgtgcatgacaagtaatttttccaacaattgtttatagacagattatttcactgtatcacaattccagtgggtcagaagtttacatacactaagttgacggtgccgttaaacagcttggaaaattccagaaaatgatgtcctggctttagaagcttctgataggctaattgacatcatttgagtcaatttgaggtttacctgtggatgtatttcaaggcctaccttcaaactcagtgcctctgattgacatcatgggaaaatcaaaataaatcagccaagacctcagaaaaaaattgtagacctccacaagtctggttcatccttgggagcaatttccaaacgcctgaaggtaccacgttcatctgtacaaacaatagtaagcaagtataaacaccatgggaccacgcagccgtcataccgctcaggaaggagatgcgttctgtctcctagagatgaacgtactttggtgcgaaaagtgcaaatcaatcccagaacaacagcaaaggaccctgtgaagaagCTGGAGttaacaggtacaaaagtatctatatccacagtaaaacgagtcctatatcgacataacctgaaaggccgctcagcaaggaatgAGCCacgctccaaaacctccataaaaaagccagactacggtttgcaactgcacatggggacaaatatcatactttttggagaaatgtcctctggtctgatgaaacaaaaatagaactgtttggccataacgaccattgttatgtttggaggaaaaagggggaggcttgcgagccgaagaacaccatctcaaccgtgacgcacggcggtggcagcatgttgtgagggtgctttgctgcaggagggactggtgcaaatagatggcatcatgaggcaggaaaattatgtggatatattgaagcaacatctcaagacatcagtcaggaagttaaagcttggttgcaaatgggtcttccaaatggacaatgaccccaaccatacttccaaagtagtggcaaaatggcttaaggacaacaaagtcaaggtattggagtggccatcacaaagccctgacctcaatcctatagaaaatgtgtgggcaaaactgaaaaagcgtgtgcgagcaaagaggcatacacacctgactcagttacaccagccctgtcaggaggaatgggccaaaattcacccaatttattgtgggaagcttgtggaaggctacccaaaacgttttaaccaagttaaacaatttaaaggaaacgctaccaaatactaattcagtgtatgtaaacttctgacccactgggaatgtgatgaaagaaataaaagctgaaataaataattctctactattattctgacatttcacattcttaaaataaagtggtgatcctaactgacccaagacagggatttttactaggattaaatgtcaggaattatgaaactgagtttaaatgtatttggctaaggtgtatgtaaactcccaacttcaactgtatctacagtacaaaacccatgtgtacgtgtgtgtataatgcatatgttatcgtgtgtgtgtgtgtgtgtgtgtgtgtgtgtgtgtgtgtgtgtgtgtgtatgcatgtgtctgtgcctatgtttgtgttgcttcatagTCCCCGCtcttccataaggtgtatttttatcgtTTTTTTTGTTTACTGCTTGCGTctgttacttgatgtggaatagagttccatgtagtcatggctctatgtagtactgtgaacctcccatagtctgttctggacttggggactgtgaagagacctctggtggcatgtcttatggggtatgcatgggtatctgagctgtgtgccagtagttcaaaatAGGTTTGCAATTTGGgcaatattcagaggtggaaactttctgtggAAATTAACacaaatatatgcaaattattattaataccatttaaatgtagatgttttttgcattggatatatttaccatataattgagacagaaacataaaccttttacctaatcataagtagacataattgcaaatgattaaatccttccaatagaaataaaaaaaacgatttagttacgaattgaactttaattaaattagttgactcttcacatgggctGATTTCACTGAACgacaaaagggaatattgaatgatccccaatgatccatcgcatctcccaaaaacgttttcaacatacatctgtaaaatggtAGTTTAGAAACTAAAgcttggttgtcttcctctcaggcttctatgtcttctccctggacctcctcaatgtccacctcttgaacatcagactcagAGGCcacatcttcactgtcactttccaaccttgttgaggatggctcattgTCAGGTTCAAAAAGCCAGAAATTTGCatggatggccaccaatttttcaacccttgtattagtcagcctgttgcgtgctttggtgtgtgtgttcccaaacagtgaccagttgcgctctgaggcggctgatgttgggatttagaggatgatggaggcaacagtggaaagagcctcagatccacaaagtcccttccaccaggtggctgatatGTTgccacgactgccatattgcatctccatcacAAAGCCATTGCTTGGAAGTGtgcttcgccagactgccaagaaccatGCCCTCATCCaagccaaggtggcgagacacggtagtgatgacaccatcggccttgttgatctctgcaccagacagtaaGTATGCTGCGTACACGCTGCgacgtgtatgggcttcaggcagaagtcttcgtgctttttgatgtatttcagaaccacggtttcctctgcttggagcaacagtgggCAGGGCattacggatttcttctcttacatctgcaagcagtctgaacatcagacaggatggcattgtctccctcaatcaaagcaatggctactgctataggtttcagtaGTTTCAGGCCGCTTGCCACTCTcccccaaaatacatcatccagaaggatcctcttgatggggatGTCCGTATCGGCAGattgtgatatggccatttcttggaaagactccttcccctccaggagactgtcaaacatgatgacaacaccaccacaatgggtgttgctgggcagcttcaatgtggtgctcttattcttctcactttgcttggtgaggtagatcgCTGCaaaacttgatgacccttcacatacctaaccatttccatggctctcttgtagagtgtatccattattttcagtgccatgatgtccttgatgagcagattcaatgcatgagcagcactgCCAATGGGTGTGATATGAGGGTAGTAACTCCTCTACTTTAggccaagcagccttcatgttcccagaattgtctgtcaccagtgcaaataccttctgtggtccaaggtcattgatgactgccttcagctcatctgcaatgtagagaccagtgtcccttgtgtctgtgctcttgtagaatactggttgagtggtggagatgatgtagttaattattccttgcccacctACATtcgaccaccaatcagagatgaTTGTAATACAGTCtgttttctctatgatttgcttgaccttcacttgaactctgttgaactctgcatccagtgAATGAGTAgctaaagcatgtctggttggaggggtgtattctgggggaagaacattcagaaatctcttccaatacacattgcctgtgagcatcagaggtgaacaagttgcatacacagctcgagcaagacattcatcagcatttctctgactacgttcctccattgagtcaaaaaaacttctgattccaggaggaccatgagctgttgctattgataaggtgtctgattcatcattttcaccttgaatagaagtagagggaattttgtcagaggttgcttgttgtgagcgctgtgggaactttatgcacttggccagatgatcctgcatctttgttgcattcttcacatatgatttggcacagtatttgcaaatgtacacagcttttccttctacattagctgcagtgaaatgtctccacacatcagatagtgcccgtggcattttcctgtaaataTTAGAAAataatgagtaaaaaaaaaatatatatacaattccatgtacagataaatagttaagcagttagattaaacaactcctttgtaagataaatgttttaaaatgaaacatatgGAAACAAGTGAATTAACACTcttcagttagcaggctcaagcaagcttaaacccacatggtagcaaaaactaactagcagaaattgttaacaagttagaaatgatttaaaacaCACTTTGcggtaggctactatttactagtcaacaaaaaataatgtatgtcaaagaaaatatattcaccccacccagtattgtaatgaAAACTCACCAGTAaacatgtagtccttggctcagacagtgtagtagtgtgggctcaacagcatctcattagtgtgcaagaccttgagaatcagctgtacatgtgatggaagaatgcactgtgcatggcgagggttgcaattccattgaattggggatagtttaaccaaaatatgccacaagacctagaattgccttgtgtgtatcccacaaaaaaggttcactgttataagctaacttttttgatgaatttaagcaaaattccccaaattccaggtCTTAATGTCCCATGGAAAATTTTcgggaaagtttccgaccctttgcaaccctagttcaaacagacagttcTGTGCATTGaatatgtcaatacctctcataaatacatgtagtgatgaagtcaatctctcctccactttgaaccaggagagattgacatgcatatgattaatgttagctctctgtgtaaatccaagggccagctgtgctgccctgttctgagccaattgcaattttcctaagtccctttttgtggcacctgaccacatgacagaacagtagtccaggtgtgaccaaacttgggcctgtaggacctgccttgttgatagtgctgttaagaaggtagagcagcgctttattatggacatacttctccccatcttagttgtatcaatatgttttgaccatgacagtttacaatccagggttacttcaagcagtttagtcacctcaacttgctcaatttccacattttttattacaagatttagttgaggtttagggtttagtgaatgattagtcccaaatacaatgcgtttagttttagaaatatgtagggctaacttattccttgccacccactctgaaactaactgcagctctttgttgagtgttgcagtcatttcagtcgttGTAGTAGCTGACGAATAGTGTTGAGTCATTCgtatatatagacacacactttactcaaagccagtgacatgtcattagtaaagattgaaaaaagtaatgggcctagacagctgccttggggaattcctgattctacctgaaTTAGGCTggataggcttccattaaagaacacgctctgtgttctgttagacaggtaactctttatccacaatatatcagggggtgtaaagccataacacctacgttttttccagcagcagactatgatcgataatgtcaaaagctacactgaagtctaacaaaacagcccccccaaacgttttattatcaatttctctcaaccaatcagtcatttgtgtaagtgttgtgcttgttgaatgtccttccctataagcatacTGAAAGTTTGTCAATttatttactgtaaaatagcattgtatctggtcaaacacaattttcccccaaaagtttactaagggttggtaacaggctgattggttggctatttgagccagtaaagggggctttactattcttaggtagcgggaAAGAattttgcttccctccaagcctgggggcacacactttctagtaagcTTAGATTGAAGTAATGGCagataggagtggcaatatcgtccgctattatccccagtaattttccatccaagttgtcagaccccggtggcttgtcattgttgatagacaacaatcatttgt
It contains:
- the LOC120018438 gene encoding NADPH--cytochrome P450 reductase-like isoform X1; this encodes MPDVESESSTQPEAMEEEEPLFSNLDLFLFTLIAGLIIYWFMSRKKAEPIPEFKKLDQPAPSTRETSFIEKMKKTGRNIVVFYGSQTGTGEEFANRLSKDAQRYGMKGMAADPEEYDMCELSRLAEIDNSLAIFCMATYGEGDPTDNAQDFYDWLQESDGELNGVNYTVFALGNKTYEHYNAMGAYVDKRLEELGAKRVFDLGMGDDDGNLEEDFVTWREQFWPAMCEHFGVEASGEDSSIRQYELKEHNDINMNKVYTGELGCLKSFETQKPPFDAKNPFLAPVIVNRKLNKAGNRHLMHLEVDITGSKIRYESGDHVAVYPTNDTAIVNKLGQILGVDLDTVISLNNLDEESNKKHPFPCPTTYRTALTHYLDIIHPPRTNVLYELAQYATDPKDQENMHKMASSAPEGKALYQRFVLEDNRNILAILEDLPSWRPPIDHLCELMPRLQARYYSIASSSKVHPNSIHICAVLVEYTTKTGRLTKGVATTWLKNKLVADNGHKSTVPMYIRKSQFRLPFKASNPVIMVGPGTGIAPFMGFIQERGWLKQQGKEVGETVLYFGCRHKNEDYLYQEELEDAEKTGVITKLNVAFSRDQEQKVYVQHLLRTNKEDLWRQIHTDNAHIYICGDARNMARDVQTAFYEIAEELGGMTRTQATDYIKKLMTKGRYSQDVWS
- the LOC120018438 gene encoding NADPH--cytochrome P450 reductase-like isoform X2; the encoded protein is MSQEGQKDQGHKSPEPRPVHPAIVQKARAPSTRETSFIEKMKKTGRNIVVFYGSQTGTGEEFANRLSKDAQRYGMKGMAADPEEYDMCELSRLAEIDNSLAIFCMATYGEGDPTDNAQDFYDWLQESDGELNGVNYTVFALGNKTYEHYNAMGAYVDKRLEELGAKRVFDLGMGDDDGNLEEDFVTWREQFWPAMCEHFGVEASGEDSSIRQYELKEHNDINMNKVYTGELGCLKSFETQKPPFDAKNPFLAPVIVNRKLNKAGNRHLMHLEVDITGSKIRYESGDHVAVYPTNDTAIVNKLGQILGVDLDTVISLNNLDEESNKKHPFPCPTTYRTALTHYLDIIHPPRTNVLYELAQYATDPKDQENMHKMASSAPEGKALYQRFVLEDNRNILAILEDLPSWRPPIDHLCELMPRLQARYYSIASSSKVHPNSIHICAVLVEYTTKTGRLTKGVATTWLKNKLVADNGHKSTVPMYIRKSQFRLPFKASNPVIMVGPGTGIAPFMGFIQERGWLKQQGKEVGETVLYFGCRHKNEDYLYQEELEDAEKTGVITKLNVAFSRDQEQKVYVQHLLRTNKEDLWRQIHTDNAHIYICGDARNMARDVQTAFYEIAEELGGMTRTQATDYIKKLMTKGRYSQDVWS